One window of Sphingobacteriales bacterium genomic DNA carries:
- a CDS encoding DEAD/DEAH box helicase: MIEQLAYDVLHDNYFATLQNKAAKLFAQELFSETGWQTNFTDKEFRDLLRFADILSNSKKPEARNKAYQVITLLNHQFRNEPYYRTFAHSVLAKLGNFPGIEYLKNEDKNDSELPFEREFEKKVKAFTQSVPDTDNLIFTDSQFELYTKISNSKHFSFSGPTSMGKSFVIKSFIRKVVGNKPPENIVIMVPTRALINQFSIDLNKELKDIFEHYNYTVATNSNVSELHSENQQHYIFVLTPERLLSYLSQKKNPTFSYLFVDEAHKLAAEKDTRAITAYSAISKSLKQNKNLNLYFSSPNVSNPEVFLKLFRKDEKLNYKTKEAPVSQNLFFVDMLKEKVTHYIDSEPYDFEPSIVKKAGSINDIISKIGGSESNIVYCSSRFDAVDKAEKLFSYFEKSEIEVSSNVKKVVRQIKGYIHKDYYLAEFLNRGIAYHFGNLPQIIRAKIEALFKDREINYVFCTSTLLEGVNMPAKNVFILNNKNGRNDFQPIDFWNLAGRAGRLKNELSGNIICLKESDKTWKTHEALLENKDDIALNPSVENYIDKKLKKIEQVLNENPNIKESDTMKDILRYIANIISIDTLEIKRANYESEIIKKLIIDNKKEIIELAESKNGQIDVPSTVLNTNNSINLKIQNEVYLSLQKQNSRYSEIKLPARVDYETCKAWLYKFYTIFKWQTEEKHLKSKKQLGYFAMLMNQWINGIPLNRIISQSIKFYNDTGRTIMTGYGDTGQKFEPFNGSKQHINILIGNIIEDIEYVLRFLFEKYFNNYYAMLVVILGEENAGVNWATLLEYGTQNSIIIALQNYGLSRHSADFLFKNYKECLTIEGDKLIEINSRKLKLRLSKDAIEYDEISSILF, encoded by the coding sequence ATGATTGAACAATTAGCCTATGATGTTTTACATGACAACTATTTTGCAACACTTCAAAACAAAGCGGCAAAATTGTTCGCACAGGAATTGTTTTCAGAAACTGGTTGGCAAACTAATTTTACCGATAAAGAATTTCGTGACCTTCTGAGATTTGCGGACATACTTTCAAATTCCAAAAAGCCCGAAGCAAGAAATAAAGCATATCAGGTAATCACATTGCTCAATCACCAATTTCGAAATGAGCCTTACTATCGAACTTTTGCACATTCAGTTTTAGCAAAGCTGGGCAACTTTCCTGGGATTGAATATTTGAAGAATGAAGACAAAAACGATTCTGAGTTGCCATTTGAAAGAGAATTTGAAAAGAAAGTCAAAGCATTTACTCAGTCAGTTCCTGATACAGACAATTTAATTTTTACTGATTCGCAATTTGAACTTTATACCAAAATCAGTAACTCAAAGCATTTTAGTTTTTCGGGACCCACTTCTATGGGAAAATCGTTTGTCATCAAATCATTTATCAGAAAAGTAGTTGGCAATAAGCCGCCTGAGAACATTGTTATCATGGTTCCGACAAGAGCATTGATAAATCAGTTTTCGATTGACCTAAATAAAGAATTAAAAGATATTTTCGAGCATTACAATTACACAGTAGCGACTAACAGTAATGTTTCGGAATTACACTCGGAAAATCAACAACATTACATTTTTGTTCTAACACCGGAACGTTTACTAAGTTATTTATCACAGAAGAAAAATCCAACATTCTCTTACCTGTTTGTTGATGAAGCACACAAACTTGCTGCTGAAAAGGACACAAGAGCAATAACTGCTTACTCAGCTATTTCAAAATCATTGAAACAGAATAAAAACCTCAATCTTTATTTTTCTTCTCCCAATGTTTCCAACCCTGAAGTGTTCTTAAAACTATTCAGGAAAGATGAAAAATTGAACTATAAAACGAAAGAAGCCCCTGTTTCACAGAATTTGTTTTTTGTGGACATGCTTAAAGAAAAGGTTACTCATTACATAGATTCTGAACCTTACGATTTTGAGCCAAGCATAGTGAAGAAAGCGGGCAGCATTAATGATATTATTTCAAAAATAGGTGGAAGTGAAAGCAACATAGTTTACTGTAGTTCACGTTTTGATGCTGTTGACAAAGCTGAAAAGTTGTTCAGTTACTTTGAGAAATCTGAAATAGAGGTTTCAAGCAATGTAAAAAAGGTTGTAAGGCAAATTAAAGGTTACATTCACAAAGATTACTACTTGGCTGAATTTCTTAACAGAGGAATTGCTTATCACTTTGGAAACCTTCCTCAGATAATCAGGGCAAAAATTGAAGCATTGTTTAAAGACCGGGAAATCAATTATGTATTTTGCACTTCTACGCTTTTAGAAGGTGTAAACATGCCGGCAAAAAATGTTTTCATTCTGAACAACAAGAACGGTAGAAACGATTTTCAACCGATTGATTTTTGGAATTTGGCAGGCAGAGCAGGCAGGTTGAAAAATGAACTGTCGGGTAACATCATTTGCCTAAAAGAGAGTGATAAAACTTGGAAGACGCATGAAGCACTTTTAGAAAACAAAGATGATATTGCTTTAAACCCTTCGGTTGAAAATTACATCGATAAGAAGTTGAAAAAGATTGAACAAGTGCTAAATGAAAACCCCAACATAAAAGAATCTGACACAATGAAGGATATCCTACGGTATATCGCAAACATTATCAGTATTGATACACTTGAAATTAAAAGAGCTAACTATGAAAGTGAAATCATTAAGAAACTTATTATAGACAACAAAAAGGAAATAATTGAATTGGCAGAAAGTAAGAATGGGCAAATTGATGTTCCTTCTACGGTACTTAACACAAATAATTCAATCAATCTGAAAATTCAGAATGAAGTTTATCTCAGTTTGCAAAAGCAGAATAGCAGATATTCTGAAATTAAACTACCTGCAAGGGTTGACTATGAAACATGCAAAGCATGGTTGTATAAATTCTATACTATTTTTAAATGGCAGACAGAAGAAAAGCACTTAAAATCAAAAAAACAACTTGGCTACTTTGCAATGCTTATGAATCAGTGGATAAATGGTATTCCTTTGAATCGGATAATCAGCCAGTCAATCAAATTTTACAATGACACAGGTCGAACCATTATGACGGGTTATGGAGATACCGGACAGAAGTTTGAACCGTTTAATGGAAGCAAACAACACATAAACATTTTAATAGGAAACATTATTGAAGATATTGAATATGTATTGAGATTTTTGTTTGAAAAATATTTCAACAACTACTACGCAATGCTTGTGGTAATTTTAGGAGAGGAAAATGCAGGAGTCAATTGGGCTACCTTGCTTGAATACGGAACACAGAACTCAATTATAATTGCATTGCAGAATTACGGTTTGTCCCGGCATTCGGCAGATTTTCTTTTCAAGAATTACAAAGAATGTTTGACAATAGAAGGCGACAAGTTAATTGAAATCAATTCTAGAAAATTGAAGTTGAGATTAAGTAAGGATGCGATTGAGTATGATGAAATTAGTTCAATATTGTTTTAA
- a CDS encoding HNH endonuclease: MQETLQKYLEAIENLRIDKAHGFAPHKPILLLSILQTFQNGTNNNQRIYISPELVALFKSNWSLLVTSNHDCRFALPFYHLTNDKFWKLIPKPGFENILQLSASMRSFANLNAAVDFAIINEDLLALMNDKKSNGILQQFLLDKHFPETESNFSNSSGEQQKLFDDIEKKILNEPSEEYRQEIKNLIKQKNEEEIFLRGCLFKREIPKIYNNTCCISGMRIDATISVSLVDACHIVPFRVSYDDTVTNGIALCPNLHRAFDRGLIAIDENYKVVVSKTFRENETNYSIRAFENKEINLPKLETYYPLLGNFEWHRNNIFKI; the protein is encoded by the coding sequence GTGCAAGAAACATTACAGAAATATCTCGAAGCAATTGAAAATCTAAGAATAGATAAAGCACACGGGTTTGCTCCGCACAAACCTATTCTTCTACTTTCTATATTACAAACATTTCAGAACGGAACAAACAACAACCAAAGAATTTACATCAGCCCTGAATTAGTTGCATTATTCAAATCGAATTGGAGTTTATTGGTTACATCAAATCACGATTGCCGTTTTGCCTTACCTTTTTATCATCTAACAAACGATAAGTTTTGGAAACTAATTCCAAAACCAGGATTTGAAAATATTCTTCAACTATCTGCATCTATGCGAAGTTTTGCAAATCTAAATGCGGCTGTTGATTTTGCTATAATAAATGAGGATTTACTCGCTTTAATGAATGACAAAAAAAGTAATGGAATTTTACAACAGTTTTTATTGGATAAACACTTTCCTGAAACAGAAAGCAATTTCAGTAATTCATCAGGTGAGCAACAAAAACTATTTGATGATATTGAGAAAAAAATATTAAACGAACCATCTGAGGAATACAGGCAAGAAATAAAGAACTTAATAAAGCAAAAAAATGAGGAGGAGATTTTTTTAAGAGGTTGTTTGTTTAAAAGAGAAATTCCTAAAATCTACAACAATACTTGCTGTATTTCAGGTATGAGAATAGATGCAACAATTTCTGTTTCTTTGGTGGATGCCTGCCATATTGTTCCATTTAGAGTGAGTTATGATGATACGGTTACAAATGGAATTGCCTTATGTCCAAACCTTCATAGAGCCTTTGATAGAGGACTTATAGCAATTGATGAAAACTACAAAGTAGTTGTTTCAAAAACTTTTAGAGAAAATGAAACGAATTACAGTATTAGAGCTTTTGAAAACAAGGAAATTAATTTGCCTAAATTGGAAACCTACTACCCGTTATTAGGAAACTTTGAATGGCATAGGAATAATATTTTCAAAATATAA
- a CDS encoding DUF1837 domain-containing protein: protein MELKTTIPESFLDLFYKEIECDVPNTHSKLNLYILKIENNEFCYPELIDNLRNHFISFSLSRKVINDFIKDNRWGELYTKAASKFRDYNVNEGEAGELLLFCFLESHLKAPKILTKLEIKLSSKDYAKGSDGIHLLKETDTNYQLIFGESKMEQKLTTSISNAFASINDFRTRTKNNINDEIGLLNSQLCKETFDGHSYQFLKSVIMPKANSKNPITKNNAFAIFAGFEHNPTPEERSLSNVDFLKLIKDKIKKEVGGKMNHIKKKIDEYDLHGYTIYVYVFPFMKLDETRKEIIKKITLAE, encoded by the coding sequence ATGGAGTTAAAAACAACCATACCCGAATCTTTTTTAGACCTCTTTTATAAGGAGATTGAATGTGATGTCCCGAACACTCATTCAAAACTCAATTTATATATTCTGAAAATTGAAAACAACGAGTTCTGCTATCCTGAATTGATAGACAATTTGCGTAATCACTTTATTTCATTTTCCCTTTCACGAAAAGTAATAAATGACTTTATAAAAGATAATCGTTGGGGAGAACTTTATACAAAAGCGGCTTCAAAGTTCCGTGATTATAATGTTAATGAAGGCGAAGCAGGAGAGCTTTTGCTTTTCTGTTTTCTTGAATCACACTTAAAAGCCCCTAAGATATTAACCAAGCTGGAAATAAAACTTTCTTCAAAAGATTATGCAAAAGGTTCTGACGGTATTCACTTACTGAAAGAGACTGATACAAATTATCAACTCATTTTCGGAGAATCAAAGATGGAGCAAAAACTAACTACATCAATTTCGAATGCATTTGCATCCATAAACGATTTCAGAACAAGAACTAAGAACAATATCAATGATGAAATTGGCTTATTGAACTCACAACTTTGTAAAGAAACATTTGATGGACACTCATATCAGTTTCTCAAATCGGTAATCATGCCTAAGGCAAATTCAAAGAATCCAATTACCAAGAACAATGCCTTTGCAATTTTTGCTGGCTTTGAACATAACCCCACACCCGAAGAAAGAAGTTTAAGCAATGTTGATTTTCTAAAGCTGATTAAAGATAAAATTAAAAAAGAAGTAGGGGGTAAAATGAACCACATAAAAAAAAAGATTGATGAATATGATTTACACGGCTATACTATCTATGTGTATGTATTTCCGTTTATGAAGTTGGATGAAACACGAAAAGAAATCATCAAAAAAATAACTTTAGCTGAATAA